From one Mesoplodon densirostris isolate mMesDen1 chromosome 19, mMesDen1 primary haplotype, whole genome shotgun sequence genomic stretch:
- the GFOD2 gene encoding glucose-fructose oxidoreductase domain-containing protein 2 isoform X3 — protein sequence MVTASRYYPQLMSLVGNVLRFLPAFVRMKQLIAEHYVGAVMICDARVYSGSLLSPNYGWICDELMGGGGLHTMGTYIVDLLTHLTGQKAEKVHGLLKTFVRQNAAIRGIRHVTSDDFCFFQMLMGGGVCSTVTLNFNMPGAFVHEVMVVGSAGRLVARGADLYGQKNSATQEELLLRDSLAVGTGLPEQGPQDVPLLYLKGMVYMVQALRQSFQGQGDRRTWDHTPVSMAASFEDGLYMQSVVDAIKRSSRSGEWEAVEVLAEEPDANQNLCEALQRNNLSAWAELNSGESEGGPRRAPPPVLIYSSDW from the exons ATGGTGACAGCCTCACGCTACTACCCGCAGCTGATGAGCCTGGTGGGGAACGTGCTGCGCTTCCTGCCTGCCTTCGTGCGCATGAAGCAGCTGATTGCCGAGCACTACGTGGGTGCAGTGATGATCTGTGATGCCCGCGTCTACTCGGGCAGCCTGCTCAGCCCCAACTACGGCTGGATCTGTGATGAGCTCATGGGCGGTGGGGGCCTGCACACCATGGGCACCTACATTGTGGACCTGCTGACCCACCTGACTGGCCAGAAAGCCGAGAAGGTACATGGGCTGCTCAAGACCTTTGTGAGGCAGAATGCAGCCATCCGTGGCATCCGGCATGTCACCAGCGATGACTTCTGTTTCTTCCAGATGCTCATGGGCGGGGGTGTGTGCAGCACAGTAACACTCAACTTCAACATGCCAGGCGCCTTTGTGCACGAGGTCATGGTGGTGGGCTCTGCGGGACGCCTTGTTGCCCGGGGAGCTGACCTCTACGGGCAGAAGAACTCTGCCACACAAGAGGAGCTGCTGCTGAGGGACTCGCTGGCCGTGGGCACGGGGCTCCCCGAGCAGGGCCCCCAGGATGTCCCGCTGCTTTACCTGAAGGGCATGGTCTACATGGTGCAGGCCCTGCGCCAGTCCTTCCAGGGGCAGGGGGACCGCCGCACGTGGGACCACACCCCCGTCTCCATGGCCGCCTCATTCGAGGATGGGCTCTACATGCAGAGCGTGGTGGACGCCATCAAACGGTCGAGCCGATCCGGGGAGTGGGAGGCTGTGGAGGTGCTGGCGGAGGAGCCCGACGCCAACCAGAACCTGTGCGAGGCGCTCCAGCGGAATAACCT GTCAGCTTGGGCAGAGTTGAATTCGGGTGAATCCGAAGGTGGCCCCAGGAGAGCGCCCCCTCCAGTGCTCATTTACTCCTCAGACTGGTGA
- the GFOD2 gene encoding glucose-fructose oxidoreductase domain-containing protein 2 isoform X1 has product MKMLPGVGVFGTGSSARVLVPLLRAEGFTVEALWGKTEEEAKQLAEEMNITFYTSRTDDVLLHQDVDLVCINIPPPLTRQISVKALGIGKNVVCEKAATSVDAFRMVTASRYYPQLMSLVGNVLRFLPAFVRMKQLIAEHYVGAVMICDARVYSGSLLSPNYGWICDELMGGGGLHTMGTYIVDLLTHLTGQKAEKVHGLLKTFVRQNAAIRGIRHVTSDDFCFFQMLMGGGVCSTVTLNFNMPGAFVHEVMVVGSAGRLVARGADLYGQKNSATQEELLLRDSLAVGTGLPEQGPQDVPLLYLKGMVYMVQALRQSFQGQGDRRTWDHTPVSMAASFEDGLYMQSVVDAIKRSSRSGEWEAVEVLAEEPDANQNLCEALQRNNLSAWAELNSGESEGGPRRAPPPVLIYSSDW; this is encoded by the exons ATGAAGATGCTTCCCGGAGTGGGCGTGTTTGGGACTGGCAGCTCTGCCCGGGTTCTGGTCCCGCTGCTGCGGGCAGAAGGGTTCACAGTGGAGGCCCTGTGGGGGAAGACCGAGGAGGAGGCGAAGCAGCTTGCCGAGGAGATGAACATCACCTTCTACACCAGCCGGACCGATGACGTCTTGCTGCATCAAGACGTGGATCTGGTGTGCATCAACATCCCCCCTCCGCTTACCCGACAGATATCTGTGAAGGCTCTAG GCATTGGGAAGAATGTGGTTTGTGAGAAGGCAGCAACCTCGGTGGATGCCTTCCGGATGGTGACAGCCTCACGCTACTACCCGCAGCTGATGAGCCTGGTGGGGAACGTGCTGCGCTTCCTGCCTGCCTTCGTGCGCATGAAGCAGCTGATTGCCGAGCACTACGTGGGTGCAGTGATGATCTGTGATGCCCGCGTCTACTCGGGCAGCCTGCTCAGCCCCAACTACGGCTGGATCTGTGATGAGCTCATGGGCGGTGGGGGCCTGCACACCATGGGCACCTACATTGTGGACCTGCTGACCCACCTGACTGGCCAGAAAGCCGAGAAGGTACATGGGCTGCTCAAGACCTTTGTGAGGCAGAATGCAGCCATCCGTGGCATCCGGCATGTCACCAGCGATGACTTCTGTTTCTTCCAGATGCTCATGGGCGGGGGTGTGTGCAGCACAGTAACACTCAACTTCAACATGCCAGGCGCCTTTGTGCACGAGGTCATGGTGGTGGGCTCTGCGGGACGCCTTGTTGCCCGGGGAGCTGACCTCTACGGGCAGAAGAACTCTGCCACACAAGAGGAGCTGCTGCTGAGGGACTCGCTGGCCGTGGGCACGGGGCTCCCCGAGCAGGGCCCCCAGGATGTCCCGCTGCTTTACCTGAAGGGCATGGTCTACATGGTGCAGGCCCTGCGCCAGTCCTTCCAGGGGCAGGGGGACCGCCGCACGTGGGACCACACCCCCGTCTCCATGGCCGCCTCATTCGAGGATGGGCTCTACATGCAGAGCGTGGTGGACGCCATCAAACGGTCGAGCCGATCCGGGGAGTGGGAGGCTGTGGAGGTGCTGGCGGAGGAGCCCGACGCCAACCAGAACCTGTGCGAGGCGCTCCAGCGGAATAACCT GTCAGCTTGGGCAGAGTTGAATTCGGGTGAATCCGAAGGTGGCCCCAGGAGAGCGCCCCCTCCAGTGCTCATTTACTCCTCAGACTGGTGA
- the C19H16orf86 gene encoding LOW QUALITY PROTEIN: uncharacterized protein C16orf86 homolog (The sequence of the model RefSeq protein was modified relative to this genomic sequence to represent the inferred CDS: deleted 1 base in 1 codon), with amino-acid sequence MASAGAEKRPGAQEGTALGQLQLTEVSGGHAQNSECPVMGDQCLVPAHETCQTQGEDKCPTGPVSEPKIQEERLKLEEERHKPEVQALEERGPRPMATIVRTSHGLKRKPVKALILPGPSHQAHPRAEAELPQGMPLQREERESSQSEPSPSAKQRKKAKKRKSVGTPVLPVVASTVSARSETLGLERKAQRLRPLYRYINYCNPELNQAGEGDREAEAEVKPESELALVPEETGAEQLQALLPMAGELGSGLALPCPNMFMTPTYTLVPLGEEAGEEPGGLPSLGASGCLKAEMLKSTQVDTSKMLNVCAAPLVPPLSPQYK; translated from the exons ATGGCCTCAGCAGGGGCTGAGAAGCGGCCAGGGGCCCAAGAGGGAACAGCCTTGGGGCAGTTACAGCTTACGGAGGTGTCTGGTGGCCATGCGCAGAATTCTGAG TGTCCAGTTATGGGAGACCAGTGCCTGGTGCCAGCCCATGAAACCTGCCAAACCCAGGGTGAAGACAAGTGTCCAACAGGGCCAGTCTCAGAGCCAAAGATCCAGGAGGAAAGACTCAAGCtggaggaagagaggcacaagCCAGAGGTGCAGGCACTAGAGGAGAGAGGTCCCAGGCCTATGGCCACCATTGTGAGGACCAGTCATGGTCTGAAGAGGAAGCCAGTCAA AGCTCTGAT CCTCCCAGGACCTAGTCACCAAGCCCATCCTAGGGCTGAAGCTGAGCTGCCACAGGGGATGCCGCTGCAGAGGGAGGAGCGGGAGAGTAGCCAGAGTGAGCCCTCGCCGTCTGCCAAACAGCGCAAAAAAGCCAAGAAGCGCAAGAGTGTGGGAACCCCAGTGCTCCCTGTGGTGGCCAGCACAGTGTCTGCGCGCTCAGAGACCTTAGGACTGGAGC GAAAGGCCCAGCGCCTGCGACCCCTGTACCGGTACATCAACTATTGCAACCCTGAGCTGAaccaggcaggggagggggacagggaggCCGAGGCTGAGGTGAAGCCTGAGTCGGAGCTGGCCCTCGTC CCTGAGGAGACAGGTGCGGAGCAACTGCAGGCCTTGCTGCCCATGGCAGGTGAGCTGGGCTCAGGCCTCGCTTTGCCCTGCCCCAATATGTTCATGACCCCCACCTACACTCTGGTTCCCCTGGGAGAGGAAGCTGGCGAGGAGCCTGGGGGTTTGCCCAGCCTGGGGGCCAGCGGTTGCCTCAAGGCTGAGATGCTCAAGTCAACTCAGGTGGACACCAGCAAGATGCTAAATGTCTGCGCTGCCCCACTTGTACCCCCCCTCTCTCCTCAGTACAAGTGA
- the GFOD2 gene encoding glucose-fructose oxidoreductase domain-containing protein 2 isoform X2: protein MKMLPGVGVFGTGSSARVLVPLLRAEGFTVEALWGKTEEEAKQLAEEMNITFYTSRTDDVLLHQDVDLVCINIPPPLTRQISVKALGIGKNVVCEKAATSVDAFRMVTASRYYPQLMSLVGNVLRFLPAFVRMKQLIAEHYVGAVMICDARVYSGSLLSPNYGWICDELMGGGGLHTMGTYIVDLLTHLTGQKAEKVHGLLKTFVRQNAAIRGIRHVTSDDFCFFQMLMGGGVCSTVTLNFNMPGAFVHEVMVVGSAGRLVARGADLYGQKNSATQEELLLRDSLAVGTGLPEQGPQDVPLLYLKGMVYMVQALRQSFQGQGDRRTWDHTPVSMAASFEDGLYMQSVVDAIKRSSRSGEWEAVEVLAEEPDANQNLCEALQRNNL from the exons ATGAAGATGCTTCCCGGAGTGGGCGTGTTTGGGACTGGCAGCTCTGCCCGGGTTCTGGTCCCGCTGCTGCGGGCAGAAGGGTTCACAGTGGAGGCCCTGTGGGGGAAGACCGAGGAGGAGGCGAAGCAGCTTGCCGAGGAGATGAACATCACCTTCTACACCAGCCGGACCGATGACGTCTTGCTGCATCAAGACGTGGATCTGGTGTGCATCAACATCCCCCCTCCGCTTACCCGACAGATATCTGTGAAGGCTCTAG GCATTGGGAAGAATGTGGTTTGTGAGAAGGCAGCAACCTCGGTGGATGCCTTCCGGATGGTGACAGCCTCACGCTACTACCCGCAGCTGATGAGCCTGGTGGGGAACGTGCTGCGCTTCCTGCCTGCCTTCGTGCGCATGAAGCAGCTGATTGCCGAGCACTACGTGGGTGCAGTGATGATCTGTGATGCCCGCGTCTACTCGGGCAGCCTGCTCAGCCCCAACTACGGCTGGATCTGTGATGAGCTCATGGGCGGTGGGGGCCTGCACACCATGGGCACCTACATTGTGGACCTGCTGACCCACCTGACTGGCCAGAAAGCCGAGAAGGTACATGGGCTGCTCAAGACCTTTGTGAGGCAGAATGCAGCCATCCGTGGCATCCGGCATGTCACCAGCGATGACTTCTGTTTCTTCCAGATGCTCATGGGCGGGGGTGTGTGCAGCACAGTAACACTCAACTTCAACATGCCAGGCGCCTTTGTGCACGAGGTCATGGTGGTGGGCTCTGCGGGACGCCTTGTTGCCCGGGGAGCTGACCTCTACGGGCAGAAGAACTCTGCCACACAAGAGGAGCTGCTGCTGAGGGACTCGCTGGCCGTGGGCACGGGGCTCCCCGAGCAGGGCCCCCAGGATGTCCCGCTGCTTTACCTGAAGGGCATGGTCTACATGGTGCAGGCCCTGCGCCAGTCCTTCCAGGGGCAGGGGGACCGCCGCACGTGGGACCACACCCCCGTCTCCATGGCCGCCTCATTCGAGGATGGGCTCTACATGCAGAGCGTGGTGGACGCCATCAAACGGTCGAGCCGATCCGGGGAGTGGGAGGCTGTGGAGGTGCTGGCGGAGGAGCCCGACGCCAACCAGAACCTGTGCGAGGCGCTCCAGCGGAATAACCTGTGA